One window of Xanthomonas sp. 10-10 genomic DNA carries:
- a CDS encoding threonine dehydratase, with protein MPDSGRPASQEPDVGDVAVSVADVLAAQARLRKYLSPTPLHYAERFGVWLKLENLQRTGSYKVRGALNALLAGLERGDERPVICASAGNHAQGVAWSAYRLGVQAITVMPYGAPQTKIAGVAHWGATVRQHGNSYDEAFAFARELADQNGYRFLSAFDDPDVIAGQGTVGIELAAHAPDVVIVPIGGGGLASGVALALKSQGVRIVGAQVEGVDSMARAVRGDLREIAPVPTLADGVKVKIPGFLTRRLCASLLDDVVIVREAELRETLVRLALEEHVIAEGAGALALAAGRRVAGKRKCAVVSGGNIDATVLAALLSEVRPRPPRKPRRRNTERLRNERSVKPSPQTPALSRPSAVASTPVTAIAVEESSW; from the coding sequence ATGCCTGATTCCGGCCGCCCCGCTTCGCAGGAACCAGACGTAGGCGACGTGGCCGTCAGCGTGGCCGACGTGCTGGCCGCGCAGGCCCGCCTGCGCAAGTACCTGTCGCCCACGCCGCTGCATTATGCCGAGCGCTTCGGCGTGTGGTTGAAACTGGAAAACCTGCAGCGCACCGGCTCCTACAAGGTGCGCGGCGCATTGAACGCGTTGCTGGCGGGGCTGGAACGCGGCGACGAGCGTCCGGTGATCTGCGCATCGGCCGGCAACCATGCGCAAGGCGTGGCATGGTCGGCATACAGGCTGGGCGTGCAGGCGATTACGGTGATGCCATACGGCGCGCCGCAGACCAAGATCGCCGGTGTTGCGCACTGGGGCGCCACCGTCCGCCAGCATGGCAACAGTTACGACGAAGCGTTTGCGTTCGCACGCGAGCTGGCCGACCAGAACGGCTACCGTTTCCTATCCGCCTTCGACGATCCGGATGTGATCGCCGGGCAAGGCACGGTCGGCATCGAACTGGCTGCGCATGCGCCGGACGTGGTGATCGTGCCGATCGGCGGCGGCGGCCTGGCCTCCGGGGTGGCGCTTGCGCTGAAATCGCAAGGCGTGCGCATCGTCGGCGCGCAGGTGGAAGGTGTCGATTCGATGGCCCGCGCCGTACGCGGCGATCTGCGTGAAATCGCTCCCGTCCCCACCCTGGCCGACGGCGTGAAGGTCAAGATTCCCGGCTTTCTGACCCGCCGTTTATGCGCGAGCCTGCTCGACGATGTGGTGATCGTGCGCGAAGCCGAATTGCGTGAAACCCTGGTACGCCTGGCGCTGGAAGAGCACGTCATCGCCGAGGGCGCCGGTGCGCTGGCACTGGCCGCCGGTCGCCGTGTTGCAGGCAAACGCAAATGTGCGGTGGTCTCTGGCGGTAATATCGACGCAACGGTTCTGGCCGCACTCTTGTCCGAGGTGCGGCCGCGTCCGCCACGCAAACCGCGGCGTCGCAATACCGAACGACTCCGCAACGAACGCAGCGTCAAGCCTTCACCCCAAACACCCGCTCTTTCCCGCCCATCCGCAGTCGCTTCAACGCCTGTCACCGCCATCGCCGTAGAGGAGTCTTCCTGGTGA
- a CDS encoding 2-isopropylmalate synthase, which produces MNTTVSNQTPRIRIFDTTLRDGEQSPGCSMTPQQKLVMARALDELGVDIIETGFPASSHSDREAVAMIGRELRRPTLAVLSRCLQADIETSAKALEAAANPRLHVFLSTSPLHREHKLRMSREQVLESVHKHVTLARGYIDDVEFSAEDATRTEEDFLAEVTRVAIAAGATTINLPDTVGFTTPEEIRGMFARLIASVEGADKVIFSAHCHNDLGLAVANSLAAIEGGARQVECTINGIGERAGNCALEEITMALKVRGAFYNIDSSINTPRIVSTSQLLQRLVGMPVQRNKAVVGGNAFAHESGIHQHGMLRHRGTYEIMRPEDVGWESSQMVLGRHSGRAAVEQRLRALGYLLEEEEVKLVFEQFKALCEKQRVVTDADLQALMQDATVQEGYRLASMTISDVGSRANALVELSDPEGNRVAETAQGNGPVDALFGALASATGVKLELDSYQVHSVGIGADARGEASLSVRHDGVEYEGTGTSKDIIEASALAWLDVANRLLRQRERGVVAGKTAAVA; this is translated from the coding sequence GTGAACACGACCGTATCCAACCAGACCCCGCGTATCCGAATTTTCGACACCACCCTGCGCGACGGCGAGCAATCCCCCGGCTGCAGCATGACGCCCCAGCAGAAGCTGGTCATGGCGCGCGCGCTGGACGAACTCGGCGTGGACATCATCGAAACCGGCTTTCCGGCCAGTTCGCATTCGGACCGCGAAGCTGTGGCGATGATCGGCCGCGAGCTGCGTCGTCCCACCCTTGCGGTGCTGTCGCGCTGCCTGCAGGCGGATATTGAAACCTCGGCAAAGGCGCTGGAAGCTGCAGCCAACCCGCGCCTGCATGTGTTCCTGTCCACCAGCCCGCTGCACCGCGAGCACAAGTTGCGCATGAGCCGCGAACAGGTGCTGGAATCGGTGCACAAGCACGTGACGCTGGCGCGCGGCTATATCGATGACGTGGAGTTTTCTGCCGAAGACGCGACCCGCACCGAAGAAGATTTCCTGGCCGAAGTCACCCGTGTGGCGATTGCGGCCGGTGCCACCACGATCAACCTGCCCGACACGGTGGGCTTCACCACGCCGGAAGAGATCCGCGGCATGTTCGCGCGGCTGATCGCCAGCGTGGAAGGCGCCGACAAGGTGATCTTCAGCGCGCATTGCCATAACGATCTGGGCCTGGCGGTGGCCAATTCGCTGGCAGCGATCGAAGGCGGCGCACGTCAGGTGGAATGCACCATCAACGGCATCGGAGAGCGTGCGGGCAACTGCGCACTGGAAGAAATCACCATGGCGCTGAAGGTGCGTGGTGCGTTCTACAACATCGATTCGTCGATCAATACTCCACGCATCGTCTCCACCTCGCAGTTGCTGCAGCGCCTGGTCGGCATGCCGGTACAGCGCAACAAGGCGGTAGTCGGTGGCAATGCGTTTGCGCACGAATCGGGCATCCACCAGCACGGCATGCTGCGCCATCGCGGCACCTACGAAATCATGCGTCCGGAAGATGTGGGCTGGGAATCGTCGCAAATGGTGCTGGGCCGCCACAGCGGCCGTGCAGCGGTCGAGCAGCGCCTGCGTGCCCTTGGATATCTGCTGGAGGAAGAAGAGGTCAAACTGGTCTTCGAGCAGTTCAAGGCATTGTGCGAAAAGCAGCGCGTGGTCACCGACGCGGACCTGCAGGCATTGATGCAGGACGCCACCGTGCAGGAAGGTTACCGCCTGGCCTCGATGACCATCAGCGATGTCGGCAGCCGTGCCAATGCGCTGGTGGAATTGTCCGACCCGGAAGGCAATCGCGTCGCCGAGACTGCGCAGGGCAACGGCCCGGTCGATGCCTTGTTCGGTGCGCTGGCCTCGGCCACCGGCGTGAAGCTCGAGCTGGACAGCTACCAGGTGCACAGCGTGGGCATCGGCGCAGATGCGCGCGGTGAAGCCAGCCTGAGCGTACGCCACGACGGCGTGGAATACGAAGGCACCGGCACCAGCAAGGACATCATCGAAGCCAGCGCACTGGCGTGGCTGGATGTGGCCAACCGCCTGTTGCGTCAGCGCGAGCGCGGCGTGGTCGCCGGCAAGACGGCTGCGGTGGCGTAG
- the leuB gene encoding 3-isopropylmalate dehydrogenase produces the protein MSKQILILPGDGIGPEIMAEAVKVLARIDAQHGLGFSLVYDELGGAAYDKYGSPLADETLERARAADAVLLGAVGGPQWDTIDPSLRPERGLLKIRSQLGLFANLRPALLYPQLAEASTLKPEVVSGLDLLILRELTGGIYFGQPRGTRTLDNGERQAYDTLPYSESEIRRIAKAGFEMARLRGKKLCSVDKANVLASSQLWRAVVEEVSKDYPDIALSHMYVDNAAMQLVRAPKQFDVIVTDNMFGDILSDQASMLTGSIGMLPSASLDANNKGMYEPCHGSAPDIAGKGIANPLATILSVAMMLRYTFAQSAAADAIEQAVGKVLDQGLRTADIWSEGTTKVGTVAMGDAVVAAL, from the coding sequence ATGAGCAAGCAGATTCTGATTCTTCCCGGCGACGGGATTGGCCCGGAGATCATGGCCGAAGCGGTCAAGGTGCTGGCGCGTATCGATGCGCAGCATGGTTTGGGTTTCAGCCTGGTGTACGACGAACTGGGTGGCGCGGCCTACGACAAGTACGGCAGCCCGCTGGCCGACGAAACGCTGGAGCGCGCGCGCGCTGCCGACGCGGTGCTGCTGGGCGCTGTCGGTGGGCCGCAATGGGACACCATCGACCCATCGCTGCGCCCGGAGCGGGGCCTGCTCAAGATCCGCTCGCAGCTTGGGTTGTTCGCCAACCTGCGTCCGGCACTGCTGTATCCGCAGCTGGCCGAGGCCTCCACGCTCAAGCCGGAGGTGGTGTCCGGGCTGGATCTGCTGATCCTGCGCGAGCTCACCGGCGGTATTTATTTCGGTCAGCCGCGGGGCACGCGCACGCTGGACAATGGCGAGCGTCAGGCCTACGACACGCTGCCATACAGTGAAAGCGAGATCCGCCGCATCGCCAAGGCCGGCTTCGAGATGGCACGCCTGCGCGGCAAGAAGCTGTGCTCGGTCGACAAGGCCAACGTACTGGCATCGAGCCAGCTGTGGCGCGCAGTCGTCGAAGAGGTGTCAAAGGACTATCCGGACATTGCGTTGTCGCATATGTACGTGGACAACGCGGCGATGCAGTTGGTACGCGCGCCCAAGCAGTTCGATGTGATCGTGACCGACAACATGTTTGGCGACATCCTGTCCGACCAGGCGTCGATGCTCACCGGCTCGATCGGCATGCTGCCGTCGGCCTCGCTGGATGCCAACAATAAGGGCATGTACGAGCCATGTCATGGCTCGGCGCCGGATATCGCAGGCAAGGGCATCGCCAATCCGCTGGCCACCATCCTGTCGGTGGCAATGATGCTGCGCTATACGTTTGCGCAATCTGCTGCAGCAGATGCGATCGAGCAAGCGGTCGGCAAGGTACTCGACCAAGGCCTGCGCACCGCCGACATCTGGTCGGAAGGCACGACCAAGGTCGGTACGGTGGCAATGGGTGATGCAGTGGTGGCCGCGCTGTAA
- the leuD gene encoding 3-isopropylmalate dehydratase small subunit, translated as MTPFTQHTGLVAPLDRANVDTDQIIPKQFLKSIKRTGFGPNLFDEWRYLDIGEPGRDNSQRPLNPEFVLNFPRYQGASVLLARENFGCGSSREHAPWALDEYGFRTVIAPSFADIFFNNSFKNGLLPIVLAEAEVDALFEQCLANEGYQLTVDLAAQRVRRPDGAEYAFDIDAFRKHCLLNGLDDIGLTLQEADAIGRFEQDHRARQPWLFGALQ; from the coding sequence ATGACCCCTTTCACCCAACACACCGGACTGGTGGCGCCGCTGGATCGCGCCAATGTCGATACCGACCAGATCATTCCCAAGCAATTCCTCAAGTCGATCAAGCGCACCGGTTTCGGGCCGAACCTGTTCGACGAATGGCGCTATCTGGACATCGGCGAGCCCGGCCGCGACAACAGCCAGCGCCCGCTCAATCCGGAGTTCGTGCTCAATTTTCCGCGCTATCAGGGCGCCAGCGTGCTGCTGGCACGCGAGAACTTCGGCTGCGGTTCCTCGCGCGAGCACGCGCCGTGGGCGCTGGACGAATACGGCTTCCGCACCGTGATCGCGCCGAGCTTTGCCGACATCTTCTTCAACAACAGCTTCAAGAACGGCCTGCTGCCGATCGTGCTGGCCGAAGCGGAAGTGGACGCATTGTTCGAGCAATGCCTGGCCAACGAGGGCTATCAACTCACCGTGGATCTGGCCGCACAGCGCGTGCGCCGCCCCGATGGCGCGGAGTACGCATTCGACATCGATGCATTCCGCAAGCACTGCCTGCTCAACGGGCTGGACGACATCGGCCTGACCTTGCAGGAGGCCGATGCGATCGGCCGCTTCGAGCAAGACCATCGCGCTCGCCAGCCGTGGCTGTTCGGCGCGCTGCAGTGA
- the leuC gene encoding 3-isopropylmalate dehydratase large subunit, translating to MTAKTLYDKLWDLHEVTRRDDGSSLIYIDRHILHEVTSPQAFEGLRLAGRKPWRIDANIATPDHNVPTTRAERQGGLESIADEVSRLQVQTLDENCDDFGILEFKMNDARQGIVHVVGPEQGATLPGMTVVCGDSHTSTHGAFGALAHGIGTSEVEHVLATQCLIAKKMKNMQVRVEGTLPFGVTAKDIVLAVIGRIGTAGGNGHALEFAGSAIAALSMEGRMTICNMSIEAGARVGMVAVDDKTIAYVQGRPFAPKGADWDAAVALWKTLVSDPGAHFDTLVELRAEDIKPQVSWGTSPEMVLAVDQQVPDPATEQDPTKRDSIERALKYMGLKANQPITEIRLDRVFIGSCTNSRIEDLRAAAAVAKGRKVASTIKQALVVPGSGLVKAQAEAEGLDKVFLDAGFEWREPGCSMCLAMNPDKLGSGEHCASTSNRNFEGRQGAGGRTHLVSPAMAAAAAVSGHFVDVRDLQGIENRE from the coding sequence ATGACTGCCAAGACGCTGTACGACAAGCTGTGGGACCTGCACGAGGTCACGCGCCGCGACGATGGTTCGTCGCTGATCTACATCGACCGCCACATCCTGCATGAAGTGACCTCGCCGCAGGCGTTCGAAGGCCTGCGCCTGGCCGGGCGCAAGCCGTGGCGCATCGATGCCAACATCGCCACGCCCGACCACAACGTGCCGACCACGCGTGCCGAGCGGCAGGGCGGCCTGGAGTCGATCGCCGACGAAGTCTCGCGCCTGCAGGTGCAGACCCTGGACGAGAACTGCGACGACTTCGGCATCCTCGAGTTCAAGATGAACGACGCTCGCCAGGGCATCGTGCATGTGGTCGGCCCGGAGCAGGGCGCCACCCTGCCGGGCATGACCGTGGTCTGCGGCGATTCGCACACCTCCACGCATGGCGCATTCGGCGCGCTGGCGCACGGCATCGGCACCTCCGAGGTCGAGCACGTGCTGGCCACGCAATGCCTGATCGCCAAAAAGATGAAGAACATGCAGGTGCGTGTCGAAGGCACGTTGCCGTTTGGCGTGACTGCCAAGGACATCGTGCTGGCGGTAATCGGCAGGATCGGCACCGCTGGCGGCAACGGACATGCGCTGGAATTTGCCGGCAGCGCGATTGCCGCGCTGTCGATGGAAGGGCGCATGACCATCTGCAACATGTCCATCGAAGCCGGTGCGCGCGTGGGCATGGTGGCAGTGGACGACAAGACCATCGCGTACGTCCAAGGCCGCCCGTTCGCGCCCAAGGGGGCGGATTGGGACGCTGCCGTGGCGCTGTGGAAGACGCTGGTCTCCGACCCGGGCGCGCACTTCGACACCTTGGTGGAACTGCGTGCCGAGGACATCAAGCCACAAGTGAGCTGGGGCACCTCGCCGGAAATGGTGCTGGCGGTGGATCAGCAGGTGCCGGACCCGGCAACCGAACAGGATCCGACCAAGCGCGACTCGATCGAGCGCGCGCTGAAGTACATGGGGCTGAAGGCCAATCAGCCGATCACCGAGATCCGCCTGGACCGCGTGTTCATCGGCTCGTGCACCAACTCGCGCATCGAGGATCTGCGCGCGGCCGCTGCGGTTGCGAAGGGCCGCAAGGTCGCCTCCACCATCAAGCAGGCGCTGGTAGTGCCGGGCTCCGGTCTGGTGAAAGCGCAGGCCGAGGCCGAAGGCCTGGACAAGGTGTTTCTGGACGCCGGCTTCGAATGGCGCGAGCCGGGGTGCTCGATGTGCCTGGCGATGAACCCGGACAAGCTGGGCAGCGGCGAACATTGTGCCTCCACCTCCAACCGCAACTTCGAAGGCCGCCAGGGCGCCGGTGGCCGCACCCATCTGGTCAGCCCGGCGATGGCCGCAGCGGCGGCGGTGAGTGGGCACTTCGTCGACGTGCGTGACCTCCAGGGAATCGAGAATCGGGAATAG
- a CDS encoding LysR family transcriptional regulator encodes MDLASLSAFVAIADSGSFSAAGEALHLTQPAVSKRIALLEGQLSARLFDRLGRQVVLTEAGQALLPRAQRILAELEDTRRVLEHLGASVGGRLSLATSHHVGLHRLPALLRRFAAQHPQAALDIQFLDSELAYAAVLRGEVELAVTTLAPETRAPLRAQPIWHDRLQFVVAPDHPLAALREVALDDVVAHPAVLPDPGTFTHRIVAGLFAERGLVPHLRMTTNYLETIKMLVSVGLAWSVLPERMIDHQIVALPLADVALSRELGCVTHGGRTLSRAAQAFVALLHAQQEQP; translated from the coding sequence ATGGATCTGGCGAGCCTCAGCGCCTTCGTGGCGATCGCCGACAGCGGCAGCTTTTCGGCGGCCGGTGAGGCGCTGCATCTGACCCAACCGGCGGTAAGCAAGCGTATTGCCTTGCTGGAGGGGCAACTATCCGCGCGGCTGTTCGATCGCCTGGGCCGCCAGGTGGTGCTGACCGAGGCCGGCCAGGCCTTGTTGCCGCGCGCCCAACGCATCCTTGCCGAGCTGGAAGACACGCGCCGCGTGCTGGAACACCTGGGCGCTTCGGTCGGCGGGCGCCTGAGCCTGGCCACCAGCCACCACGTTGGGCTGCATCGGCTGCCGGCGTTGCTGCGCCGCTTTGCCGCGCAACATCCGCAGGCCGCGCTGGATATCCAGTTTCTGGACTCGGAACTGGCCTATGCGGCGGTGCTGCGTGGCGAGGTGGAACTGGCGGTGACCACCCTGGCACCGGAGACGCGTGCGCCGCTGCGCGCGCAGCCGATCTGGCACGACCGCCTGCAGTTCGTGGTGGCGCCGGATCATCCATTGGCCGCCCTGCGTGAGGTGGCGCTGGACGATGTGGTGGCGCATCCGGCGGTGCTGCCGGATCCGGGCACCTTCACCCACCGCATCGTGGCCGGGCTGTTCGCCGAGCGTGGCCTGGTGCCGCATCTGCGCATGACCACCAACTACCTGGAGACGATCAAGATGCTGGTGTCGGTGGGGCTGGCCTGGAGCGTGCTGCCGGAGCGCATGATCGACCATCAGATCGTGGCGCTGCCGCTGGCCGATGTAGCGCTATCGCGCGAGTTGGGATGCGTGACGCATGGCGGGCGCACCTTGTCGCGTGCCGCGCAAGCGTTCGTTGCGTTGTTGCATGCGCAACAAGAACAGCCCTAG
- a CDS encoding two-component regulator propeller domain-containing protein — protein MDRVGAQTHASRVRSTRVLRAALVWLWFGLCCGMCGMPAAGAQALDHTAYHTVTRWNMDDGLPHNLVHAVAQGEDGLIWLGTWEGVARFNGRDFTVYDRQNTPGAELGGVFVVVRDSTGGMLFGTAFDGVYHYQDGHWQQLGDATARHLAVSALLRRADGALWVGTPQTLYRIEADGRLVDVGRQTDLPRARITALSADDHGDLWVGTEVGLYRLPGNGSAAEPWGRTHGMQATPVRRLASDRQGGLLVAGDDGVWWWSRGGGLQRFRQGQRVDALLLDRSGHLWMSMPSGTLVVHGGAGVPDEQISITGVASPALLEDAEGLIWVGSTHGLFRIAEGAAHGVTHDDGLASDYVRTVLQTGNGTVWVGSAVGLDRWRDDQIDRIALSPAQGGRVLEQSVLSLADAGDGGVWAGTYSQGVLRLDAQGKVLVRIGAGDGLPSLSVRAVLPDGDDLWIGTTGGLAHWRQGKVRRYTAADGVPDGSVQALYRDTQGILWIGTDRGMTGLSPGGSTRAWLGEQDFPGQNAFDFLRDAGGDLWIASDRGLLRLQGDHFRVYDHRVGLPRDKVFRVIDDGRGYLWLSSNHGVFRIARNNFDQIDAGTREQLSVEVVDRSDGMPSNQGNGSSAPAGWLTQSGQLLFPTSAGLGVIDPARVGTLQGHRVPIVFERLLVDGMVQPLSGPHQLGAETRRIAITYAGLNFRGPDKVRYRYRLEGFDPEWVDADNATEAVYTNLPPGRFRFRVQAMSLPVDWRQTALLGESSLVIALAPPWWRRSEVIALGILALASLIYGFYLWRTASYRRRQRQLNTVIDRRTRELSDKNLALQQASQEREALMRQLEYRASHDVLTALPNRREAERVLQQWFDAARGGGPALALALMDIDHFKHINDQYGHDVGDAVLSALGEALSDQDRAQCFAARHGGEEFLLAATGLDAEQARALFECMRQRLATIDVDAHGITVRCTASMGMAMSDEAPTRRELLALADRRLYQAKRHGRDRLVGP, from the coding sequence GTGGACAGGGTCGGGGCGCAGACGCATGCAAGCCGCGTTCGCAGCACGCGCGTGCTGCGGGCGGCCTTGGTATGGCTGTGGTTTGGGTTGTGCTGCGGGATGTGCGGCATGCCCGCGGCTGGCGCGCAGGCGCTCGATCACACCGCTTATCACACGGTCACGCGCTGGAACATGGACGACGGCCTGCCGCATAACCTGGTGCACGCCGTGGCCCAGGGCGAAGACGGACTGATCTGGCTGGGCACCTGGGAAGGCGTGGCGCGCTTCAACGGCCGCGATTTCACCGTGTACGACCGCCAGAACACACCGGGTGCCGAACTGGGAGGCGTGTTCGTGGTGGTGCGCGACAGCACCGGCGGCATGTTGTTCGGCACCGCATTCGACGGGGTCTATCACTATCAGGATGGCCACTGGCAACAGCTGGGCGACGCGACGGCGCGGCATCTGGCGGTCAGCGCGTTGTTGCGCCGGGCAGACGGAGCGTTGTGGGTGGGGACGCCGCAGACGCTATACCGGATCGAAGCCGATGGGCGCCTGGTCGATGTGGGGCGCCAGACGGACCTGCCGCGCGCGCGCATCACTGCGTTGTCGGCCGACGACCACGGCGATCTGTGGGTGGGCACCGAGGTCGGGTTGTATCGCCTGCCCGGCAATGGCAGCGCTGCCGAGCCCTGGGGCAGGACGCATGGCATGCAGGCAACGCCAGTGCGTCGGCTTGCCAGCGATCGCCAGGGCGGCCTGCTGGTCGCCGGCGATGACGGCGTGTGGTGGTGGAGTCGCGGCGGCGGGCTGCAGCGGTTTCGCCAGGGGCAGCGCGTGGATGCCCTGTTGCTGGATCGGAGCGGGCATCTGTGGATGAGCATGCCCAGCGGGACCTTGGTGGTGCATGGCGGGGCTGGTGTGCCGGACGAGCAGATTTCGATCACCGGCGTCGCCAGCCCCGCGTTGCTGGAAGATGCCGAAGGCCTGATCTGGGTCGGCAGCACGCACGGCCTGTTCCGGATTGCCGAAGGCGCCGCGCACGGCGTGACCCATGACGACGGCCTGGCCTCCGATTACGTGCGCACCGTGTTGCAGACCGGCAATGGCACCGTGTGGGTGGGCAGCGCGGTGGGCCTGGACCGCTGGCGCGACGATCAGATCGATCGCATCGCGCTGTCGCCGGCCCAAGGCGGTCGCGTGCTGGAGCAGTCGGTGTTGTCGCTGGCCGATGCCGGCGATGGCGGGGTCTGGGCCGGTACCTACAGTCAGGGCGTGCTGCGGCTGGATGCGCAGGGCAAGGTGCTGGTGCGCATCGGCGCGGGCGATGGACTGCCGTCGCTGTCGGTGCGCGCGGTGTTGCCCGATGGCGACGATCTGTGGATCGGCACCACCGGTGGGCTGGCGCACTGGCGGCAAGGCAAGGTCCGCCGCTACACCGCGGCCGATGGCGTGCCCGACGGCTCGGTGCAGGCGCTGTATCGCGACACGCAGGGCATCCTCTGGATCGGCACCGATCGCGGCATGACCGGGCTGTCGCCGGGCGGCAGCACGCGCGCCTGGCTGGGCGAACAGGACTTCCCTGGGCAGAACGCCTTCGACTTTTTGCGCGACGCCGGCGGCGATCTATGGATCGCCAGCGATCGCGGCCTGTTGCGCCTGCAGGGCGACCATTTTCGCGTCTACGACCACCGCGTTGGACTGCCGCGCGACAAGGTGTTCCGCGTGATCGACGACGGCCGCGGCTATTTGTGGTTGTCCAGCAACCACGGCGTCTTCCGCATCGCGCGCAACAACTTCGACCAGATCGATGCCGGTACCCGCGAACAATTGAGTGTGGAAGTGGTGGACCGCAGCGATGGCATGCCCAGCAATCAGGGCAATGGCAGCAGCGCGCCGGCCGGCTGGCTGACGCAGTCCGGGCAGTTGTTGTTTCCCACCTCGGCCGGGCTGGGCGTGATAGATCCGGCGCGTGTCGGCACCTTGCAAGGCCATCGCGTGCCGATCGTGTTCGAGCGCTTGCTGGTCGACGGCATGGTGCAGCCGTTGAGCGGCCCGCATCAGCTCGGCGCCGAGACCCGCCGTATCGCAATCACCTATGCCGGACTCAATTTTCGTGGGCCGGACAAGGTGCGTTACCGCTATCGCCTGGAAGGTTTCGACCCGGAGTGGGTGGATGCCGACAACGCGACCGAAGCGGTGTACACCAACCTGCCGCCGGGCCGTTTTCGCTTCCGCGTGCAGGCGATGTCGCTGCCGGTGGACTGGCGTCAGACCGCGCTGCTGGGAGAATCCAGTCTGGTCATCGCACTGGCGCCGCCCTGGTGGCGCCGTAGCGAAGTGATCGCATTGGGCATCCTTGCGCTGGCCAGCCTGATTTACGGGTTTTACCTGTGGCGCACGGCCAGCTACCGGCGCCGTCAGCGCCAACTCAATACCGTGATCGACCGGCGCACCCGCGAACTCAGCGACAAGAACCTCGCCCTGCAGCAGGCCAGCCAGGAGCGCGAAGCGTTGATGCGTCAGCTGGAATACCGCGCCAGCCACGATGTGCTGACCGCATTGCCCAACCGGCGCGAAGCCGAGCGCGTGCTGCAACAGTGGTTCGACGCGGCGCGTGGCGGTGGTCCCGCGCTGGCGCTGGCATTGATGGATATCGACCACTTCAAACACATCAACGACCAATACGGTCACGACGTCGGCGATGCGGTATTGAGCGCACTGGGCGAGGCATTGAGCGACCAGGATCGGGCGCAGTGTTTCGCTGCGCGCCATGGCGGCGAAGAGTTTCTGCTGGCCGCCACCGGACTGGATGCCGAACAGGCGCGCGCGCTGTTCGAATGCATGCGACAACGGCTGGCGACGATCGACGTCGATGCGCACGGCATTACGGTGCGGTGCACCGCCAGCATGGGCATGGCGATGAGCGATGAGGCGCCAACCCGGCGCGAACTGCTCGCATTGGCAGATCGCCGCCTGTATCAGGCCAAGCGGCATGGGCGCGATCGGCTGGTGGGGCCGTAA
- a CDS encoding TetR/AcrR family transcriptional regulator yields MSSSPSLKSKAKSNGPGRPKDLGKRAAILGAARALFMEQGYAGVSMDGIAAQAGVSKLTVYSHFGDKESLFSEAIRAQCQEMMPDDLFDHAPKGALRDQLIEIAHAFFAMVSTESAISTHRMMMAPGTGDVHVREMFWEAGPKRTQQALADFLSARVADGQLDIADLARAASQFFCLLKGELYALMMCGLHGQPTRAQVDEHIQSSVDFFLRAYAPR; encoded by the coding sequence ATGTCCAGCTCGCCCTCCCTCAAGTCCAAGGCCAAGAGCAACGGCCCCGGGCGTCCCAAGGATCTTGGGAAACGTGCCGCCATCCTCGGCGCTGCCCGCGCGCTCTTTATGGAGCAAGGCTATGCCGGGGTCAGCATGGATGGCATCGCCGCCCAGGCCGGCGTCTCCAAGCTCACCGTCTACAGCCACTTCGGCGACAAGGAGAGCCTGTTTTCCGAGGCGATCCGCGCGCAGTGCCAGGAGATGATGCCGGACGACCTATTCGACCACGCGCCCAAGGGCGCACTGCGCGACCAGTTGATCGAAATCGCCCATGCGTTCTTCGCCATGGTCAGCACCGAATCGGCCATTTCCACGCACCGCATGATGATGGCGCCAGGCACCGGCGATGTGCATGTCCGCGAGATGTTCTGGGAAGCCGGCCCCAAGCGGACCCAACAGGCGTTGGCGGATTTTCTGTCGGCGCGCGTGGCCGACGGCCAGCTCGACATCGCCGATCTGGCGCGCGCGGCCTCGCAATTCTTCTGCCTGCTCAAGGGCGAGCTGTATGCCCTGATGATGTGCGGCCTGCACGGCCAGCCCACCCGCGCGCAGGTGGATGAGCACATCCAGTCCAGCGTGGACTTCTTTTTGAGGGCGTATGCGCCGCGTTGA